A section of the Mycobacterium sp. 3519A genome encodes:
- a CDS encoding ESX secretion-associated protein EspG, producing the protein MSANAVELTVDSAWFLAEACGAGSFPWVLAITQPYTDHAHRAAFVAAQTDELSRLGVVAADGTVDPAVTQWIRATCRPASWLEMRFVRRRGEMLRGVVSRTDGRTVVALRSADLVTFTAMDIDHPHALVPVLTAGLDGKSPASFDEFTLPTRAGARADERLRAGADLRDTMEFLAIPSSARAAVEAAFDWRRTHVEIVAGQHRDGHHITTDVGVSIVDTTEGRILVSPSRAYDGEWVSTFASGTPTAIAAAVDRLTATLPDGSWFPDINLARDFDRTENRCPTPL; encoded by the coding sequence GTGAGCGCGAATGCAGTTGAGCTGACCGTCGACTCGGCATGGTTCCTCGCCGAGGCGTGCGGCGCAGGCTCGTTCCCGTGGGTGCTGGCGATCACCCAGCCGTACACCGACCACGCGCACCGCGCCGCGTTCGTGGCGGCACAGACCGATGAACTGAGTCGGCTGGGCGTGGTGGCGGCAGACGGCACCGTCGATCCTGCTGTGACGCAGTGGATTCGGGCCACCTGCCGGCCCGCTTCGTGGCTGGAAATGCGGTTCGTCAGGCGCCGCGGCGAGATGCTGCGTGGCGTGGTCTCACGCACCGACGGCAGGACGGTCGTCGCGCTGCGGTCCGCGGATCTGGTCACCTTCACCGCGATGGACATCGACCATCCGCACGCGCTGGTGCCTGTTCTGACGGCGGGGCTGGACGGCAAGTCGCCCGCCAGCTTCGACGAGTTCACGCTCCCGACTCGCGCAGGCGCACGTGCAGACGAACGACTACGGGCCGGGGCCGACCTGCGAGACACGATGGAGTTCCTGGCAATACCGTCCTCGGCGCGAGCCGCAGTGGAAGCGGCGTTCGACTGGCGCCGGACCCACGTGGAGATCGTCGCCGGGCAACACCGCGACGGTCACCACATCACCACCGACGTCGGCGTGAGCATCGTCGACACCACCGAAGGCCGCATCCTCGTAAGCCCGTCACGGGCGTACGACGGGGAATGGGTGTCGACCTTCGCCTCCGGCACCCCGACAGCGATCGCCGCTGCGGTCGACCGCCTCACCGCCACGCTTCCCGACGGGTCATGGTTTCCCGACATCAACCTGGCCCGAGACTTCGACAGAACGGAAAACCGATGCCCGACACCGCTGTAA
- a CDS encoding WXG100 family type VII secretion target — MSQIMYNYPAMLAHAGEMASYAGALHAVGADIASEQAALASGWQGDTGMTYQAWQAQWNAAMEELVRAYGAMATTHETNTMSMSARDQAEGAKWG; from the coding sequence ATGTCTCAGATCATGTACAACTACCCGGCCATGCTGGCGCACGCCGGCGAGATGGCAAGCTACGCAGGCGCTCTGCACGCCGTCGGCGCCGACATCGCCAGCGAGCAGGCCGCGCTGGCGAGCGGATGGCAGGGCGACACCGGGATGACCTACCAGGCGTGGCAGGCCCAGTGGAACGCCGCGATGGAGGAACTGGTCCGCGCATACGGCGCGATGGCGACCACACACGAGACCAACACCATGTCGATGAGCGCCCGGGATCAGGCCGAGGGCGCCAAATGGGGTTGA
- a CDS encoding IS110 family transposase: MTAGQVWAGADIGKEHHWVAVVDDKGAMVFSRKLVNDERQIRDLVTEVDQLAERVSWTVDLTTVYASLLLTVLADAGKSVRYLAGRAVWQASTIYRGGEAKTDAKDARVIADQSRMRGADLPVLHPDDELITELRMLTAHRADLVADRTRTINRLRHQLVAVCPALERAAAMTQDRGWVVLLARYQRPKAIRQSGITRLTRVLTDAGVRNAATIAAAAVAAAKSQTVRLPGEEVAAGLVAKLAQGVIDLDDRIKAADADIEDRFRRHPLAEVITSLPGMGFRLGVEFLAAVGDPALIGSADQLAAWAGLAPVPKDSGKRTGRLHTPKRYSRRLRRVMYMSALTAIRCDPHSRAYYQRKRDEGKRPIPATICLARRRTNVLYALIRDNRTWQPDSPPITKSAA; the protein is encoded by the coding sequence ATGACAGCAGGCCAGGTGTGGGCTGGTGCGGATATCGGCAAGGAGCATCACTGGGTAGCCGTGGTCGACGACAAGGGCGCGATGGTGTTCTCGCGCAAGCTCGTCAACGACGAGCGGCAGATCCGTGATCTCGTCACCGAGGTGGACCAACTTGCCGAGCGGGTGTCGTGGACGGTGGATTTGACCACGGTGTATGCGAGCTTGTTGTTGACGGTGCTGGCTGATGCCGGAAAGTCGGTGCGCTATCTGGCCGGCCGCGCGGTCTGGCAGGCCTCGACGATCTATCGCGGCGGTGAGGCCAAGACCGACGCCAAAGACGCCCGGGTGATCGCCGATCAATCGCGGATGCGCGGGGCCGATCTGCCGGTGTTGCATCCCGACGACGAGCTGATCACCGAACTGCGGATGCTCACCGCTCATCGCGCTGATCTGGTGGCTGACCGTACCCGCACGATCAACCGGCTGCGCCACCAGCTCGTTGCGGTGTGTCCGGCGTTGGAGAGAGCCGCTGCGATGACCCAGGATCGCGGTTGGGTGGTGCTGCTGGCGCGTTACCAACGCCCGAAAGCCATTCGGCAGAGCGGCATCACGCGGCTGACCCGGGTTCTCACTGACGCCGGGGTGCGTAACGCTGCGACGATCGCGGCGGCGGCCGTGGCAGCCGCCAAGTCTCAAACTGTCCGACTGCCGGGCGAAGAGGTCGCCGCTGGGCTGGTGGCGAAACTCGCGCAGGGGGTGATTGACCTCGATGACCGCATCAAAGCCGCCGACGCTGACATCGAGGACCGATTTCGCCGCCATCCCCTGGCCGAGGTGATCACCAGCCTGCCCGGCATGGGGTTTCGGCTCGGCGTCGAATTCCTGGCCGCCGTCGGTGATCCCGCGTTGATCGGATCGGCTGACCAACTGGCCGCCTGGGCCGGATTGGCTCCAGTGCCCAAAGATTCGGGGAAACGCACCGGACGACTGCACACCCCCAAGCGCTACAGCCGTCGACTGCGCCGGGTGATGTACATGTCCGCACTGACAGCGATCCGCTGCGACCCGCATTCCCGGGCCTACTACCAACGCAAACGCGACGAGGGGAAGCGGCCGATCCCGGCCACTATCTGCCTGGCCAGACGCCGCACCAACGTCCTCTACGCCCTCATCCGTGATAACCGCACCTGGCAACCTGACTCACCCCCGATCACCAAATCGGCGGCTTGA
- a CDS encoding type VII secretion protein EsxS yields MSMLDAHIPQLVASEAAFGVKAALMRSTIAQAEQAASSAQAFHMGESAAAFQAAHARFVEVSAKINTLLDIAQANIGDAAGSYTAEDAAAASTYTAI; encoded by the coding sequence ATGAGCATGCTGGACGCACACATTCCGCAACTGGTCGCCTCAGAGGCGGCGTTCGGCGTCAAGGCCGCGCTGATGCGCAGCACCATCGCACAGGCCGAACAGGCCGCTTCGTCCGCGCAGGCCTTCCACATGGGCGAATCCGCCGCCGCATTCCAGGCCGCGCACGCCCGGTTCGTCGAGGTCTCCGCGAAGATCAACACGCTGCTGGACATCGCGCAGGCCAACATCGGCGACGCCGCGGGCAGCTACACGGCAGAGGACGCCGCCGCCGCCAGCACCTACACCGCCATCTGA
- a CDS encoding PE family protein has translation MTLRVVPEGLTAASAAVEALAARMAAAHAAAAPLVTAVLPPAADPVSLSTAAAFNAHGSQQQAMATQGVAELARSGVGVGESGVSYATGDALAAASYLIARG, from the coding sequence ATGACGTTGCGTGTCGTCCCAGAAGGCCTGACCGCGGCGAGCGCCGCCGTCGAGGCGCTGGCCGCCAGAATGGCCGCCGCGCACGCCGCCGCCGCGCCGTTGGTCACCGCCGTCCTGCCGCCCGCCGCCGATCCGGTATCGCTGTCCACCGCCGCGGCGTTCAACGCGCACGGTTCGCAGCAGCAGGCGATGGCGACGCAAGGCGTCGCAGAACTCGCCCGCTCCGGCGTCGGCGTCGGCGAGTCAGGTGTCAGCTACGCCACCGGTGACGCCCTCGCGGCAGCGTCGTATCTGATCGCGCGCGGTTGA